One genomic window of Terriglobales bacterium includes the following:
- a CDS encoding gamma-glutamyl-gamma-aminobutyrate hydrolase family protein (Members of this family of hydrolases with an active site Cys residue belong to MEROPS family C26.): protein MPVKPRIAIPEPTSTDSEYNQRALPQYLKAIEGEGGEPVVIPTSATPHEIARLVTSCEAVLLPGSPADVDPQKFGAAKHPQTAAADPGRDNLDELLLQDAHNLHKPILGICYGLQSLNVWRTGTLVQHIEGTTVNHSAGRAVEFAHNIQIAPKSRLASTLGATQLRVNSSHHQAAERAGDGLNIVAKCPDDHVIEALEGAAPDHFVLAVQWHPERTYEKDEPSKKIFHEFVKAAGAWKPREVSESVG, encoded by the coding sequence ATGCCCGTGAAGCCCCGCATCGCCATTCCCGAGCCAACTTCGACCGATTCTGAATACAATCAGCGGGCCTTGCCCCAATATCTGAAGGCGATCGAAGGCGAAGGCGGCGAACCGGTCGTGATTCCCACCAGCGCAACTCCGCATGAAATCGCCCGGCTGGTCACAAGCTGCGAAGCGGTGCTCCTTCCCGGAAGTCCGGCCGACGTAGATCCACAAAAGTTCGGCGCTGCGAAGCACCCGCAAACCGCCGCAGCCGATCCTGGCAGAGATAATCTCGATGAGCTGCTTCTGCAGGACGCGCATAATCTTCATAAACCCATTCTGGGAATTTGCTATGGATTGCAATCGCTCAATGTGTGGCGGACGGGAACGCTGGTGCAACACATCGAGGGCACGACCGTAAATCACTCCGCCGGCAGAGCAGTTGAGTTCGCCCATAATATCCAGATCGCTCCCAAATCGAGACTTGCCTCCACGCTCGGAGCAACGCAGTTGCGTGTGAATTCCAGTCATCATCAGGCTGCCGAACGCGCCGGAGATGGCCTAAACATTGTCGCGAAGTGTCCGGACGACCATGTAATCGAAGCGCTCGAAGGAGCCGCGCCGGACCACTTTGTGCTGGCAGTCCAGTGGCATCCTGAGCGCACCTATGAAAAGGATGAGCCCTCAAAGAAGATCTTCCACGAATTTGTGAAAGCCGCCGGGGCCTGGAAGCCGAGAGAAGTATCCGAATCAGTCGGCTAG
- a CDS encoding glycosyltransferase family 4 protein — MVHAAESSRDLLPLIEGQIALGMRPFLLTPTGSGFGPVLQECRNGTASRISLLQSWNRVREWRKVLQEGTAEIPADVIHTHSFPAGMAAVRNSTGVVYQLRQTIERVASAAGGCAEDSWLARSFRVAEHFVLTRAAAVVSATHALRLECLERGVSPENVFLIPDPVDSELLESTADRKWLEFAANTSSQSVIFLVPGLPHHSAWDFRDALSRWMRVASVVRQDNQEAVFVFLCDDSSAEAVRELAAACSLAPWTRALDPQLRAKAMASADVVICDREHAGDGFALEAMARGRALLAADVEAHREATSDGRGCLWFRPAEVGDIAFRARFLASNPQFRRALGVAGREHCAATRSSEVVAAQYDAVYRMAFSKRRDSDASPPKAHLVPLQVGG, encoded by the coding sequence GTGGTCCATGCCGCTGAGTCTAGCCGCGATCTGCTTCCGCTCATTGAAGGGCAGATCGCGCTCGGCATGCGTCCATTTCTGCTCACGCCTACGGGCAGCGGCTTCGGTCCGGTATTGCAGGAGTGCCGAAATGGAACTGCCTCGCGCATCTCGCTGCTGCAATCGTGGAATCGCGTCCGGGAATGGCGCAAAGTCCTGCAGGAAGGAACCGCGGAGATTCCCGCCGATGTGATTCATACCCATTCATTTCCTGCCGGAATGGCTGCGGTGAGAAATTCCACCGGCGTCGTTTACCAGCTGCGTCAAACCATCGAACGCGTTGCGTCTGCGGCCGGCGGCTGCGCCGAGGATTCGTGGCTGGCGCGCTCATTTCGCGTGGCCGAGCATTTCGTGCTCACGCGCGCGGCGGCCGTGGTTAGCGCGACCCATGCGCTGCGGCTCGAGTGCCTGGAGCGCGGCGTGAGTCCCGAAAATGTCTTTCTCATTCCCGATCCGGTTGACTCTGAACTGCTCGAGTCAACCGCCGATCGCAAATGGCTTGAGTTCGCCGCGAACACTTCGTCGCAATCGGTGATCTTCCTCGTTCCCGGCCTTCCGCATCACTCGGCATGGGACTTCCGCGATGCGCTTTCGCGGTGGATGCGCGTAGCCTCAGTCGTTCGCCAGGACAATCAGGAAGCGGTATTCGTGTTCCTGTGCGACGACAGCTCTGCCGAAGCGGTGCGTGAATTGGCTGCGGCATGCAGTCTGGCGCCCTGGACGCGAGCCCTCGATCCTCAGCTTCGGGCAAAGGCAATGGCCTCCGCTGACGTAGTGATCTGCGACCGCGAGCACGCCGGCGACGGATTTGCATTGGAAGCGATGGCGCGCGGCCGCGCACTGCTGGCGGCCGACGTGGAAGCTCATCGCGAGGCTACTTCTGACGGTCGTGGATGCCTCTGGTTTCGTCCGGCAGAAGTCGGAGATATAGCCTTCCGTGCGCGCTTCCTGGCCAGCAATCCGCAATTCCGACGCGCGCTCGGCGTAGCCGGCCGCGAACATTGCGCAGCCACACGCAGCTCCGAAGTTGTCGCAGCCCAGTACGACGCTGTCTATCGCATGGCGTTCAGCAAGCGCAGGGACTCGGACGCATCGCCTCCGAAAGCCCATCTGGTGCCGCTTCAGGTAGGCGGCTAG